cttccCAGGCTCCAGGTGGCTTCCAAGTTCATGCCAGTGTCCAGTCTGATTATCGGTGAGTGGTGGCGCTTGGCAGGAGCTGGTGACAATCTCTGGGTGTCACAGACAGAGGGGATCCTGGCAGGAGTGgggggctggctggggaagacacttggggtgggatggagcctCTTCTGAGGggctttgctgtgttttttcaaCCAGGGGTAGATTTGGTGCCCATCAAGCCCATTCCCAACGTGGTGACCCTGCAGGAGGACATCACCACCGAGAAGTGCCGCCAGGTACTGCCCAGGGTCACCTGGGGCCCTGCAGGTCCCCATGGTGgcaggggggtcacaggggatgggctggggtcCTCGGTAAGGGACAAATGGATGTCCCTGTCTCACAGGCCCTGCGCAAGGAGCTGCAGACCTGGAAGGTGGACGTGGTGCTGAATGATGGAGCGCCCAACGTGGGAGCCAGCTGGGTGCACGATGCCTACTCCcagggtggggacacagggacagctcacTGCTCCTAGAGAGTtacaggctgctgtggctagggagggaccttaaagcccatccagtgccatccctgccatgagcagagaTACCTTCCCCTGTTACAGGGTGCTCTAAACCCTGTCCAACTTGGTCTTGAGGATGGGGCAGCCGTAGCTTCTTTGGGAAACCCATTCCAGCTTGTCTCTACCGTCCTAGGGAAGGATCATTCCCTCACTCTCTCACTCCTTgttctctcctgctgcagccaacCTGACCCTCATGGCTCTGAAGTTGGCCTGTGAGTTCCTGTGCAAGGGTGGCTGGTTCATCACCAAGGTGTTTCGTTCCCGGGACTACCAGCCCCTCCTGTGGATCTTCCAGCAGTTCTTCCAGAAGGTCCAGGCCACCAAGCCCCAGGCTTCCCGCAATGAGTCTGCTGAGATCTTTGTGGTGTGCCAGGGTGAGCAGCCAGGGcgacctggaggggctgggatggggctgggagaacCTGCGGGTGGCTCTGATCCCTTCGTTCTGGGTGGTTCTGACCCCTCCATCCTAGCAGGAATGATTCTGATCCCTCCATCTCAGCAGGAATGGTTCTGATGCTCCCATTCTAGAAGGAATGGCTCTGCTAGCTGTGATTCCTCCATCCTAGGAGGAATGGTTTTCATGGTGTTAATTCCTTCCTGGGACAGTGGAATGGCTCTGAGCCTTCTCAGAAAAGTAGCTCTGATTCCTCCGTTCTGGATGGCTCTGACCCCTCCATCCTGGGAGGAGGGGCTTTGCTGGCTGTGATTCCTCCATCCTAGGAGGAATGGTTTTGATGGTTCTAATTCCTCCTGGGACAGTGGAATGGCTCTGAGTCCTTTCTCCCCAGAGAAGTAGCTCTGATCCCTCCATCCCAGGACGAATGGTTCTGATTCCTGCATTCTGGTTGGTTCTGATTCCTCTGTCCCAGAGAAATGACTCATGGCTCTCATCTCTCCATCCCAGGTTATCAGGCTCCAGACAAAATTGACAGCAAGTTTTTTGACCCCAAATATGCCTTCAAGGATGTGGAGGTTGTCACCAAGTCTGTCAGTGAGCTTGTCAGCAAAAAGAAGCCCAAGGTATCAGCAAGGCCAGACACAGATGGAACTGTGTCTAAAGAGGCTGTGATAATTAAAACTTCAGGAGAATGCAAGATTTTGTCATGGGAAGTGTTGGAAAAGCCAGTTTGGGGGAGGTTTGAAGCCCTAAAATCACTGAAGTGGGGATTGTGAGGTTGAGGCTGGGTCAGTTAAACCCTACAGGGATTgagctcagggtttgtgtttcTCTGAGGTGGCTTTAGGATAGGAAACCTGTCAGGCAGTTTTAACTGAGTGTAGAGCTGACACAAACCTGCCATTGTCGCTCTTGTgtctgggctggggctggtgacAGCTTCTAGCTCAGGTTGACGTTGGAAGCAATTTCTGAAGTCCTCAAGAACAACCCACAGACACATTTAGGTGGTCACTGCAGCAAGACATGAGTTAGGTGACCCCATGCCCCGTTCAGGGTTGGTGGTGTCTGCCTgtctgtcccctgccctggctgccacaGCTCCTTTTCCCCCAGGCCGAAGGCTACGCCGAGGGTGACACCACCCTGTACCACCGCTTCACCCTCATGGACTTCCTCAAGGCTGCCAACCCCGTGGACTTCCTCTCCAAGGCCAACGAGGTGAGTACCTGCAAGGACTCTGTCCTGTGGAGGGGAGGCtgggatttaaatttaaatcccTTTTCCTGCACCAGATCACCCTGGGGAATGGGGAGCTGGAGAATCACAGCTCCACCACGGAGGAGCTGCgccagtgctgcagggacatcCAAGTGCTGGGCCGCAAGGAGCTCAGGTGCTGGGGAACACTGGGGCAGCCACACCCCCAGCTGGGCCTGGGGGGGCAGCCACACCCCCCTGCTGGCTGTCCCTAACAGCTGCCACCCCACCCAGGGCCCTGCTGAACTGGAGGACGAAGCTGCGGCGGTTTCTGGCCAAGAAGCTGAAGGAGCAGGCAAAGGAGTTGGATATCAAGTAgggccagggagcagggctgtccccaggctgaggTGGCCTGTCCCCGGGCTGGggtgggctgtgcccagcacagctcctctgagctcctTCCTTTTGGCAGCTTGAGCTccggcgaggaggaggagggcagggaggaggagaagaaggagaagatggAGGCGAAAGCTGCAActgctgaggaggagaaggagcaagAGGAGGTGGAGCTGGCTTTGGCTGAGATGAAGGCcaaggagctggcagagctgaagaggtagaaagaggaggagggatggggtTGCAGCCATGGAGACAAAGGGCAGTGTCAGCCTGTCCCTCTGCTGGTGGGGGGTCATGGGTTTGGGGTCCTtgggctcctctgctcctccaggcagTTGTTCCAGGGTGTCCAGCACTGGGCACCTCTCTCAGGGTACTGCCAGTGGGGTGCCAGGGGACGAGCTGTTGGCATCTTTGTGTGTAGTGGAGATGGTGTGGCCTCATTCCTTTGCCTCCtccaggaagaagaagaagatcctgaaggagcagagaaagCAGCGGGAGCGTGTGGAGCTGAAGATGGACTTGCCTGGAGTGTCCATCGCCGACGATAGTGACACCAGCATGTTCTCCCTGAAGAGCATCCACAGGACCCCGGTGGGTGgggagctcctggggacagcagggtgagGCAGGGCCTGGCTTTGTCATTTGTGTCACTTGTGTGACTCTGtaagctgtgctgcagctgctggatgaGCTGTCTCGCGGGGACATGGCCTCTGCTGATGCCCTGCTGGAGATCAGCCCTGGGGACGATGACATTTACGTGTCGGATCACGACGAAGAGGATGATGTGTCCCTGGCCAGCGACCTGgacccagaggagctgctggagatcGAGGCCCGGCAGCGGAAGCTGCAGCGGGAGCAGCGGGGGAAGAGGTGAGAGGGGAGAGAccccctggggcaggggctgccctgggagcagctccaggacccagccagggctggggacactgatCCTGCTGCTCCGGGTCACAGGACAAAGTTtaagcagaaggaagaggaggaggaggaagggcaggaagtAGAGAATCCCCTGCTGGTGCCCCTGGAGGAGAAGTCGGTGCTGGAGGAGCGACAGACCAGCCTGTGGTTTGGAAAGGTGAGTCCCACTTGTGGGGCAGGAATgatggggcagcctcagccccagcagcttccctggacTGCCCTGGGGCTGACCCCCCccaccatccctggggctgacccccctgccatccctggggctgaCCCCCCGCCAggcctgccctggggctgacCCCACTGTTGCCCATGCCAGGACGCCTTCGCTGGCATTGAGGATGATGCagatgaggagctggagctgggccaggcccAAATGTTGGCTGAGAGGCAGCGTGAGGCTCAGAGAGGTGAGGGGACATAAAGGGACAGTCCCACAGCTCACTGTGGGGCACTGGGTCCAGCCGCAACGGGGatgctgccctgagcagcagcatggaatggtttgggttggaaaggacctcaaagaGCACCAAGcctggccatgggcaggaacacctcccactagaccagagGTTGATCCCAGCCTATGTCATTAATGAGCTGTCATTAGTGGTGTGTTAATGAGAAGGATCTCTAGAAGAGGGTCTGCCTCGGCTTTGTCTCACCCAGTGTTTCCCATTCCCagacaaaacaacaaagaagggtcagaagaagaagaaggtggtccaggaggaggctccagctgagcccagccctgcagcagccacagctcctgatGCCAGTGAAGCTCAGGAGGAGCACAGCAGTGATgatgacagcagcagtgaggatgAGAGGTGAGGGCTGAGTGGGATCTGGGTGTCCCTTCAGCTCCACAGTCCTGGAGAGCTGAggggagcccagctctgcccactgCTCTCCACAGGCCACTGGCACCGGTGGGGAGGAAGCGGGGCCGTGTCGAGCCCTGTGGCTTTGAGGTGGTGCCTATTGAGAAGCCAGGTGAGTGGGGGGCCATGGGGTTGTCTGAGGAGGGATGGGAGGCAGGGACAGACGTGGGGCTCTCTCGGGAAGGACAGGAgaggggggcagggacaggcctGGTGCTCCCTCGGGATGGACAGGAgaggggggcagggacagaccTGGGGCTCTCGGGAAGGACAGGAGAtggggggcagggacagaccatgctccccagggctgctccctggctcTTGGGCTGCAGCCAGACCAAGCTGTCCCATGTCCCACAGTGAAAAGAGTCCTGGATGCTGAGGGCCTGGCCCTTGGCTCTGTCATTGCCACCTCCAAAAAGGCCCGGCGGGACCTCATCGACGACTCCTTCAACAGGTaccagctgggggctgcaggagctctgcagggtttgCTCCCTAGCAGGGACACGTGTAGTGGGGCCCCATGTCCTGCTCACAGATCTACCGGGCCCTCCAGGTACTCGTACAAcgaggaggagggggagctgcCCGAGTGGTTCACGGAGGAGGAGCGGCAGCACCGGCGCCGGCAGCTGCCCGTGGACAAGCAGACGGTGGAGGCCTATCGGCAGCGCTGGAAGGAGATCAACGCCCGCCCCATCAAGAAGGTGGCAGAGGCCAAGGCCCGCAAGAAGAAGAGGGTGAGTTGGGGGGGGCTCCCAGGGGTGCCCTgactcctctcccagcacctcAGTCCTCCCTCTGATCCCCCTGTTCTTCCTCCAATTCCCCTGTCCCATCTCTGACCCCCCCTGTCCCATGTCATTCCCCATCCTTTTCTGACCCCCTCTTGTCCCATCTCGGACCCCTCCATCCCACCTCTGACCTCCCTCCCCCCCAGTTCCTCTTCCAATTCCCCTGTCTCGCCTGTGACCACCCCCTCTGATCCCCCATCCTTCCTCCAACCCCTGTCTCTCCTCTGACTCCCCTGTCCCACCTCTGACCCTCTGTCTCTCCTCTGTCACTGCCGGCTGTCCCCCAGATGCTGAAGAAGCTGGAGCAGATGAAGAAGAAGGCCGAGGCTGTGGTGAGCACCGTGGACATCTCAGAGCGGGAGAAGGTGGCCCAGCTGCGCCGGTGAGTGGCCAAGCCAGGATCCAGTTCATCCCTttgtggctgggctggctggtggggccgtgtccctgcagccactgggacagctctgtgtccccagccaggctgaactgggggtggcagagccagaggaTGGGTGGGACCCAGTGTTGTCCCAACACCAGATTTGGTTTTTGTCCCACCCAAACTCACTCTGACCTTTGTCCTTCTTCTGCAGCATCTACAAGAAGGCTGGGCTGGCCAAGGAGAAGCGCCAGGTCACCtacctggtggccaagaagggcGTGGGACGCCGGGTGCGGCGTCCCCCTGGTGTCAAGGGCCAGTTCAAGGTGGTCGACAGCCGCCTCAAGAAGGACGTGAGGGCTCAGAAGCGCAAAGAGCAGAAGAAGAAGCACCACAAGTGAGGTGGGAGTGGCTCCATCCCCAGCAAGGGActctgctcagggcacagggctggctcctgtgcCCCACTGCCACCTCAGGAGCCCTGGGCGACAGGGTGGGGCTTGGCCACCTCTTGCTTAGTCCCTTAGTCCATGCCTTGCTGTGGCAGTGCCTCATGCCCTCCCATGGGCACAGAGGGGTCATTTggcccctggtgctgcagccctggcccctgGTCACAGCTCCAGGTGTCaccaggctggctctgctgggtgaCTCCCCCTGGGGACATCACAGGAGCATCCACATcagccccagctgtccccagggagagTGTAGCTTCGGGGGACACCCCTAGGCCAGATTTGTCACTGAGGTGGCAGAACAGTGGTGGCTCTGCCCGGagcagctgctcaggacagcagaGTTTAACCTGTTTAAGGCTGTGTTAGGCCTGGGTGAGGTGAGGGACCTGTGCTGCACGTGTCCCCTTATGCCACGTCACAGGCAGagagggcactgctggctgtgtTCTGTACAGCTGCTCATGCCTCGAGAGCCCACCCAGCTTTGTCTGACGGGGATTGATTCTCCTGACATTCACCTGCTGTCCCAGGCCACAGCAgccaccctgtcccctctgtccccaccccctTCTCCCTCAAGGAGAAGAAAGACCAAGAGTAAAGAAGTGCTTGACTGCATTGCTTTATTTaaacccagggcaggagctggggtcCACGAGACCCTAGCTTCTCCCCAAAAGGCACCTGACTGGTTGTGGTGGGATTGCAATGTCCCCAAGTCCCTCGTGCTGACACTGGCATTGTGtcagtgctggggaggaggctggggtggcactgtggATCCCAGGGTGGGTGAGGGGTGGTGGGGACATCCAGGGAAGCTCTGGCACGAGGAAGGAGCTCTGGGTCCCCTTCA
This genomic stretch from Haemorhous mexicanus isolate bHaeMex1 chromosome 28, bHaeMex1.pri, whole genome shotgun sequence harbors:
- the FTSJ3 gene encoding pre-rRNA 2'-O-ribose RNA methyltransferase FTSJ3, with amino-acid sequence MGKKSKLGKSRRDKFYHLAKETGFRSRSSFKLLQLNRKFQFLQKARALLDLCAAPGGWLQVASKFMPVSSLIIGVDLVPIKPIPNVVTLQEDITTEKCRQALRKELQTWKVDVVLNDGAPNVGASWVHDAYSQANLTLMALKLACEFLCKGGWFITKVFRSRDYQPLLWIFQQFFQKVQATKPQASRNESAEIFVVCQGYQAPDKIDSKFFDPKYAFKDVEVVTKSVSELVSKKKPKAEGYAEGDTTLYHRFTLMDFLKAANPVDFLSKANEITLGNGELENHSSTTEELRQCCRDIQVLGRKELRALLNWRTKLRRFLAKKLKEQAKELDINLSSGEEEEGREEEKKEKMEAKAATAEEEKEQEEVELALAEMKAKELAELKRKKKKILKEQRKQRERVELKMDLPGVSIADDSDTSMFSLKSIHRTPLLDELSRGDMASADALLEISPGDDDIYVSDHDEEDDVSLASDLDPEELLEIEARQRKLQREQRGKRTKFKQKEEEEEEGQEVENPLLVPLEEKSVLEERQTSLWFGKDAFAGIEDDADEELELGQAQMLAERQREAQRDKTTKKGQKKKKVVQEEAPAEPSPAAATAPDASEAQEEHSSDDDSSSEDERPLAPVGRKRGRVEPCGFEVVPIEKPVKRVLDAEGLALGSVIATSKKARRDLIDDSFNRYSYNEEEGELPEWFTEEERQHRRRQLPVDKQTVEAYRQRWKEINARPIKKVAEAKARKKKRMLKKLEQMKKKAEAVVSTVDISEREKVAQLRRIYKKAGLAKEKRQVTYLVAKKGVGRRVRRPPGVKGQFKVVDSRLKKDVRAQKRKEQKKKHHK